One window of Alkaliphilus metalliredigens QYMF genomic DNA carries:
- a CDS encoding PfkB family carbohydrate kinase, with the protein MKIAAVGENIIDDYHQREEAYIGGGCINFLMTLAEESKHQLSYIGPIALDYYGESITQALTEKEINVEYATYLEGKSPLVKIEMHKGEKSYGQSRRGVLEAFRLTDQQITLIQEQDHIHATIIGGLLPLINKMKSRGTVSFDYSRLQNERLILNTASFIDFPCLSRDEFTQKERTLMEEIHKEGSKEVILLLGDKGSVVYDGEKFTKIKSEKLSVIDTLGAGDAYISQYISCRLTGVGIKSAMETATAKAIGVCQHFGGFPQKPMNSTF; encoded by the coding sequence ATGAAGATAGCAGCAGTGGGAGAAAATATTATTGATGACTACCATCAAAGGGAAGAAGCCTACATTGGAGGCGGTTGTATTAACTTTTTAATGACTTTAGCTGAGGAGAGTAAGCATCAATTGAGCTACATAGGACCCATTGCTTTGGACTACTATGGGGAATCTATTACCCAGGCTTTAACTGAAAAAGAGATTAACGTAGAATATGCTACCTATTTGGAGGGAAAGAGCCCTTTGGTAAAGATAGAGATGCATAAGGGGGAAAAGTCCTACGGTCAATCGAGAAGAGGTGTACTTGAAGCCTTTAGATTAACAGATCAGCAGATCACTTTGATCCAAGAACAAGATCATATTCATGCCACAATTATAGGTGGATTATTACCCTTGATAAATAAAATGAAGAGCCGAGGGACAGTGTCCTTTGATTACTCAAGGCTACAAAATGAAAGACTTATTTTAAACACTGCCTCCTTTATCGATTTTCCCTGTCTTTCTAGGGACGAATTTACTCAAAAAGAAAGAACTTTAATGGAAGAAATTCACAAAGAAGGATCTAAGGAAGTGATTTTGCTCCTAGGGGATAAGGGAAGTGTTGTTTACGATGGTGAAAAATTTACCAAAATTAAAAGTGAGAAATTAAGTGTTATTGATACATTAGGGGCGGGTGATGCGTACATCTCCCAGTATATATCTTGTCGATTGACTGGAGTTGGGATCAAATCAGCCATGGAAACTGCAACAGCTAAAGCTATTGGGGTTTGCCAGCATTTTGGTGGATTCCCTCAAAAACCTATGAATAGTACGTTTTAA